One region of Cucurbita pepo subsp. pepo cultivar mu-cu-16 chromosome LG03, ASM280686v2, whole genome shotgun sequence genomic DNA includes:
- the LOC111790688 gene encoding COP9 signalosome complex subunit 1: MQGEDEPSSSATMVEDEIYANGTSADDQKRNRPIITGEQLDIEAYASLYSGRTKITRLIFIADHCGADTNQTMQLEALRMAYDEIKKGENTLLFREVVTKIDGRLGPDYGMDATWCEMIERRAEQRKDKLENELNAYRTNLIKESLRMGYNDFGDFYYAHGALGDAFKSYVRTRDYCTTSKHIIHMCMSAILVSIEMGQFTHVTSYASKAEQTPEALDAITSAKLRCAAGLAHLEVKKYKLAARKFLETGPELGSHYNEVIAPQDVATYGGLCALATFDRSELKSKVIDNVNFRNFLELVPVVRELINDFYSSRYASCLDYLGNLKPNLLLDIHLHDHVETLYDQIRHKALIQYTLPFVSVDLRMMADAFKTSVTGLEKELETLITNNQIQARIDSHNKILYARHADQRNATFQRVLQTGSDFDREIRSMLLRANLIKHDYNQRGGSRKI, translated from the exons ATGCAAGGCGAAGACGAGCCCTCGAGCAGCGCAACAATGGTCGAAGACGAGATCTACGCCAACGGAACCAGCGCCGACGACCAGAAGCGCAATAGACCCATTATAACCGGCGAGCAGCTCGACATTGAAGCCTATGCCAGTCTCTATTCGGGTCGCACCAAGATCACTCGTCTCATATTCATTGCCGACCACTGCGGCGCCGACACCAATCAGACGATGCAGCTCGAGGCGCTTCGGATGGCGTACGACGAGATTAAGAAGGGGGAGAACACTCTGTTGTTCAGGGAAGTCGTGACGAAGATCGACGGTAGGTTGGGGCCTGACTATGGGATGGATGCCACTTGGTGTGAAATGATCGAGCGGAGGGCTGAACAGAGGAAGGATAAGCTCGAGAATGAACTCAACGCGTATAGG ACCAATTTGATAAAAGAAAGTTTAAGGATGGGATACAAtgattttggagatttttatTATGCTCACGGTGCACTTGGCGATGCTTTTAAGAGTTATGTTCGTACGCGCGATTATTGTACTACGTCAAAGCATATCATTCATATGTGCATGAGCGCAATTCTTGTCAGCATAGAGATGGGCCAATTTACACATGTCACGAGTTATGCCAGCAAAGCTGAACAGACACCAGAGGCCCTAGATGCAATTACTAGCGCAAAGCTTCGCTGTGCTGCAGGATTAGCTCACTTGGAAGTAAAAAAGTACAAACTTGCTGCTCGCAAG TTTTTGGAGACAGGTCCTGAATTAGGAAGCCATTACAACGAAGTGATTGCACCCCAAGATGTTGCAACGTATGGCGGTCTTTGTGCACTTGCAACTTTTGACCGCTCAGAGCTAAAG TCCAAAGTTATAGACAATGTCAACTTTCGAAATTTCTTAGAGTTGGTTCCTGTAGTCCGAGAGCTGATCAATGATTTCTACTCAAG CCGTTATGCATCATGCCTGGACTACCTGGGGAATCTTAAGCCTAACTTATTGCTTGACATTCATTTACATGACCATGTCGAGACACTCTACGATCAAATACGCCACAAGGCTCTCATCCAATACACACTCCCATTTGTGTCTGTTGATCTCCGCATGATGGCTGATGCTTTTAAAACAAGTGTTACTGGTCTTGAGAAAGAGCTCGAAACACTAATCACTAATAACCAAATCCAG GCAAGAATCGACTCGCACAACAAAATTCTTTATGCTCGGCATGCGGATCAGCGGAATGCAACCTTCCAAAGGGTTTTACAGACAGGGAGCGACTTCGATCGTGAAATCCGATCGATGCTACTGAGAGCAAATCTGATCAAGCACGACTATAACCAACGAGGAGGATCTAGGAAAATTTGA
- the LOC111790687 gene encoding probable methyltransferase PMT13: MGHVNLPASKRNGRQWRLLDIVSAAIFGLVFLFFLLVFTRLGDSLAASGRQTLLLSNADPRQRQRIIELVEAGQKQAIEACPADAVDHMPCEDPRRNSQLSREMNYYRERHCPPPDETPLCLIPPPDEYKIPVQWPESLHKIWHSNMPHNKIADRKGHQGWMKQEGPYFIFPGGGTMFPDGAVQYIEKLGQYIPIKGGTLRTALDMGCGVASFGGYMLAEDILTVSFAPRDSHKAQIQFALERGVPAFVAMLGTQKLPFPAFSFDLVHCSRCLIPFTAYNATYFIEVDRLLRPGGFLVISGPPVQWPKQDKEWSDLQSVARALCYELIAVDGNTVIWKKPARDSCFPNQNEFGLGLCSESDDPNRAWYVKLNRCVSWMSSAKEELSVGTIPKWPDRLAKTPPRAGFVKNGLDVFEADSRRWERRVSYYKKSLKLKLGTPAVRNVMDMNGFFGGFAAAIKSDPVWVMNVVPSHKAPTLAAIYDRGLIGVYHDWCEPFSTYPRSYDFIHVSGIESLVIYPGSDKNRCNLVDLMVEMDRILRPEGTVVIRDHPEVIERVIRIAQAIRWTATIHEKEPGSQARENILVATKSFWKLP, from the exons ATGGGTCACGTTAACTTGCCGGCTTCCAAGAGAAACGGACGGCAATGGAGACTCCTTGATATTGTTTCTGCGGCGATTTTTGGTTtggtgtttttgttctttcttctcgtTTTCACTCGGCTTGGTGACTCGCTTGCTGCTTCTGGCCGACAGACTTTGCTGCTTTCTAATGCCGATCCACGGCAGCGTCAGCGGATTATTGAGCTGGTTGAGGCAGGGCAGAAGCAGGCTATTGAAGCCTGTCCTGCCGACGCTGTGGATCATATGCCTTGTGAGGATCCGAGGCGAAATAGCCAATTGAGTAGGGAGATGAACTACTATAGGGAGCGACATTGCCCGCCCCCCGATGAGACGCCGCTCTGCTTAATTCCACCGCCTGATGAGTATAAGATACCTGTACAATGGCCGGAGAGCTTGCACAAG ATATGGCACAGCAACATGCCTCACAATAAGATTGCAGACAGGAAAGGACATCAAGGATGGATGAAACAGGAAGGcccatatttcatttttccagGCGGTGGTACCATGTTTCCAGATGGTGCAGTGCAATATATTGAGAAACTTGGACAATACATTCCTATAAAGGGTGGCACTCTGAGGACTGCCCTTGATATGGGCTGTGGG GTTGCTAGTTTTGGTGGGTATATGCTTGCCGAGGACATTCTGACTGTGTCTTTTGCTCCAAGAGACTCCCATAAAGCACAGATACAATTTGCCTTGGAAAGAGGCGTTCCAGCATTTGTTGCTATGCTTGGAACTCAGAAACTCCCCTTTCCAGCATTCTCGTTTGATTTGGTGCATTGTTCACGTTGTTTAATTCCATTTACTGCATACA ATGCTACTTATTTTATCGAAGTTGATCGCTTACTTCGCCCAGGGGGGTTTTTGGTCATATCTGGACCTCCTGTACAATGGCCCAAACAAGACAAGGAGTGGTCAGATCTTCAGAGTGTTGCAAGAGCATTATGTTATGAGTTAATTGCTGTGGATGGAAATACCGTCATCTGGAAAAAGCCTGCTAGAGATTCATGTTTTCCTAATCAAAATGAATTTGGTCTTGGGTTGTGCAGTGAATCTGATGATCCAAATCGTGCATG GTAtgtgaaattaaatagatgTGTTAGCTGGATGTCTTCTGCCAAGGAAGAGCTCTCCGTTGGGACAATTCCAAAATGGCCAGATAGGCTAGCAAAAACTCCTCCAAGAGCTGGATTTGTGAAAAATGGTCTCGACGTGTTCGAGGCCGACTCTCGGCGGTGGGAAAGGAGGGTTTCTTATTacaaaaaatctttaaaactGAAGCTGGGGACCCCAGCAGTACGCAATGTGATGGATATGAATGGCTTTTTTGGAGGCTTTGCTGCCGCCATAAAATCTGACCCAGTTTGGGTGATGAATGTTGTTCCTTCTCACAAGGCACCCACTTTGGCTGCAATATATGACAGAGGCTTAATTGGAGTCTACCATGACTG GTGCGAGCCTTTCTCAACATATCCGCGTTCCTATGATTTTATCCACGTATCTGGAATTGAATCACTCGTTATATATCCAGGTTCCGACAAGAACAG ATGCAACCTTGTTGATCTAATGGTCGAAATGGACCGCATCTTACGTCCAGAAGGAACAGTAGTGATTAGGGACCATCCTGAAGTTATCGAAAGGGTAATCCGCATAGCTCAAGCGATAAGATGGACTGCCACGATACACGAAAAAGAACCTGGATCACAAGCAAGAGAGAACATTCTTGTCGCAACCAAAAGCTTTTGGAAGCTACCTTGA
- the LOC111790686 gene encoding probable methyltransferase PMT15 gives MAVTHFPFKAGRLNLFTITLVAILCAAFYLVGVWQHSVGKSILFVGGNYGCTTSTATFQTSSETAVIDLDFTAHHTAADLQVIPKARRPHLPPCDPKLYEYTPCEDRERSLQFDRDRLIYRERHCPAAGEILKCRIPAPVGYKLPFSWPESRDFAWFSNVPHKELTVEKKNQNWVRFEKDRFRFPGGGTMFPRGANAYIDDIGKLINLADGSIRTAVDTGCGVASWGAYLLSRNIVTMSFAPRDTHEAQVQFALERGVPALIGVLASIRLPYPSRAFDMAHCSRCLIPWAQSDGMYLIEVDRILRPGGYWVLSGPPINWESHWKGWERTAEDLQDEQSKIEAVAKSLCWKKLKQKGDIAIWQKPTNHIHCKKNRKVFKFPNFCQGQNPDTAWYTKMEPCLTPLPEVSDIKETAGGQLLNWPERLTSVPPRISSGSLKQITAQNFTENTELWRKRVAYYKALDNQLAEPGRYRNLLDMNSFLGGFAAALVDDPLWVMNIVPVEADFNTLGVIYERGLIGTYQNWCEAMSTYPRTYDFIHGDSVFSMYKDRCEMEDILLEMDRILRPQGSVILRDDVDVLVKVKNIAEAMQWECRIADHEKGPHHREKVLVATKQYWTAPASEEENQEKQTSSEN, from the exons ATGGCGGTGACCCATTTCCCATTCAAAGCTGGGAGGCTCAATCTCTTTACAATTACTTTGGTCGCGATTCTCTGCGCCGCCTTTTATCTCGTCGGCGTTTGGCAACACTCCGTCGGAAAATCTATTCTGTTCGTCGGCGGGAATTATGGATGTACTACCTCAACCGCCACCTTCCAAACTTCTTCTGAAACCGCCGTTATCGACCTCGATTTCACCGCCCATCACACCGCCGCCGACCTCCAAGTAATCCCAAAGGCGCGTCGCCCTCACCTCCCACCGTGTGACCCGAAGCTCTATGAATACACCCCCTGCGAGGACCGGGAAAGGTCGCTCCAATTCGACAGGGACCGATTGATCTACAGAGAGAGGCACTGCCCGGCCGCCGGAGAGATTCTGAAGTGCCGGATTCCGGCGCCAGTCGGGTATAAACTGCCGTTCTCATGGCCGGAGAGCCGGGATTTCGCCTGGTTTTCGAATGTTCCGCATAAGGAATTGacggtggagaagaagaatcagaacTGGGTCCGGTTCGAGAAGGACCGGTTTAGATTTCCCGGCGGTGGCACCATGTTCCCTCGAGGCGCCAACGCCTATATCGACGATATCGGGAAATTGATCAATCTCGCCGACGGGTCCATCAGAACCGCCGTTGACACCGGCTGTGGG GTGGCGAGTTGGGGGGCATACTTATTGTCAAGGAACATAGTGACAATGTCATTTGCACCTAGAGACACTCATGAAGCACAAGTTCAATTCGCACTCGAGCGTGGAGTTCCCGCTTTGATCGGAGTTCTTGCTTCCATCCGACTCCCTTATCCATCTCGAGCTTTCGACATGGCTCACTGTTCTCGCTGCCTCATTCCCTGGGCTCAATCTG ATGGTATGTACCTGATTGAAGTCGATAGAATTCTAAGACCTGGAGGCTACTGGGTCCTCTCCGGGCCGCCGATAAACTGGGAAAGTCACTGGAAAGGTTGGGAAAGAACGGCCGAAGATCTCCAAGACGAGCAGTCGAAAATCGAGGCTGTGGCTAAAAGCCTTTGCTGGAAAAAGTTGAAGCAGAAGGGTGATATTGCTATTTGGCAAAAACCAACCAACCATATTCACTGTAAGAAGAATCGAAAGGTCTTCAAATTCCCCAACTTTTGCCAGGGACAGAACCCCGACACGGCATG GTACACAAAAATGGAGCCTTGCTTGACGCCACTTCCTGAAGTGTCGGACATAAAAGAAACAGCTGGTGGGCAGCTGCTCAATTGGCCAGAGAGACTGACTTCTGTTCCACCAAGAATAAGCAGTGGGAGTTTAAAGCAAATCACAGCACAAAACTTCACTGAAAATACAGAATTATGGAGAAAGAGAGTAGCATATTACAAGGCCTTGGACAACCAGCTTGCTGAGCCTGGGAGGTACCGCAATTTGCTTGACATGAACTCATTCTTGGGTGGCTTTGCAGCTGCCCTTGTGGACGATCCTCTGTGGGTCATGAACATCGTCCCTGTCGAAGCAGATTTTAACACCCTTGGAGTCATCTACGAACGAGGACTAATCGGAACATATCAAAATTG GTGTGAGGCAATGTCAACTTATCCTCGAACATATGACTTCATCCATGGTGATTCGGTCTTCAGTATGTACAAGGACAG ATGTGAAATGGAGGATATTCTGCTAGAGATGGACAGGATTCTGCGGCCACAGGGCAGCGTGATCCTCAGAGACGACGTGGATGTGTTGGTGAAGGTCAAGAACATCGCAGAGGCTATGCAATGGGAATGCAGAATCGCAGACCATGAGAAAGGACCCCATCATAGAGAAAAGGTATTGGTTGCAACCAAGCAGTATTGGACTGCACCTGCatctgaagaagaaaatcaagaaaagcAAACATCTTCTGAAAACTAG
- the LOC111789682 gene encoding F-box protein At4g00755-like isoform X1, whose amino-acid sequence MKWLSVTDFVPNFSHNEVKFWAIGLVLEAAAFSYGKLPEMEVRLDFLDLLPLDMSRKILMCFDDVSDIVRASAVSRRWQHLVLGNGLSKHLCFRSFPHLSRVASIVEVTNSEVNGNEEAACSSSRDSKSVQRDHRVYSYLAHASASFLMRNCILEAITASSTDNDPEESITNTLEARDLIARRASYWSSKGHFKPDVSETLIYKLVSNLCVVTEINIRPFQAFFQSGSPIYSSKAVRFRFGHLKHVMDLRSDLAGELHRGSTKEMFTWTYTSPEFPMAQENCLQKFKLPQPVLCIGGILQIELLGRVQRQETDALFYICVSHVQVIGRSLSPAFDIEILEPSWEFILKCNRQAKTYNQLSMLDNEPLTILPTYLERRVIELRQIVNMLRGNVVQGEYYAWGDEEDESDEDFVA is encoded by the exons atgaaatgGCTATCTGTTACTGATTTCGTTCCGAATTTTTCTCATAATGAGGTGAAATTTTGGGCGATCG GTCTAGTTTTGGAAGCTGCTGCATTTTCTTATGGTAAGTTGCCAGAAATGGAAGTCCGTTTGGATTTCTTGGATTTGCTTCCACTCGACATGTCGAGAAAGATTTTAATGTGCTTCGATGATGTTTCTGATATCGTTCGAGCGAGTGCAGTCTCACGGCGTTGGCAACATTTAG TGTTAGGAAATGGTTTATCAAAGCACCTCTGCTTTAGATCATTCCCTCATTTGTCGAGAGTAGCTTCGATTGTTGAAGTAACGAACTCGGAAGTGAATGGAAACGAAGAAGCAGCATGTAGTAGTTcaagagattcaaaatcagTGCAGAGGGATCACAGAGTTTATTCGTATCTCGCTCATGCATCTGCATCGTTTCTTATGAGAAATTGCATTTTAGAGGCAATTACTGCTTCGAGCACTGATAATGATCCTGAAGAAAGCATTACGAACACGTTGGAAGCGAGAGATCTCATTGCAAGGAGAGCTTCGTATTGGTCAAGTAAAGGACACTTTAAACCTGATGTATCCGAGACACTGATATACAAACTGGTTTCCAATTTATGTGTTGTAACTGAGATTAATATACGACCTTTCCAAG CATTTTTTCAGTCTGGTTCACCGATATACTCATCTAAAGCCGTGCGGTTTCGATTTGGTCACTTAAAACATGTCATGGATCTTAGGAGCGATCTGGCTGGGGAGTTACACCGTGGATCTACGAAGGAGATGTTTACGTGGACGTATACTTCTCCAGAATTTCCAATGGCTCAG GAAAATTGCTTGCAGAAGTTCAAACTTCCTCAACCTGTTCTTTGCATAGGAGGCATTTTGCAAATCGAGCTGCTTGGGAGGGTACAAAGACAGGAAACAGATGCTTTGTTCTACATATG CGTTTCTCATGTTCAAGTTATCGGACGGTCATTGTCGCCTGCATTTGATATCGAAATCCTTGAACCATCATGGGAgttcattttaaaatgtaacCGTCAGGCAAAGACTTATAACCAGTTAAGCATGCTTGACAATGAACCACTCACGATCCTTCCCACATATTTGGAGAGACGTGTAATCGAGTTGCGACAGATTGTGAATATGCTTCGGGGAAACGTAGTTCAAGGCGAGTATTATGCATGGggtgatgaagaagatgaatcaGATGAAGATTTTGTTGCTTAA
- the LOC111789682 gene encoding F-box protein At4g00755-like isoform X2, giving the protein MEVRLDFLDLLPLDMSRKILMCFDDVSDIVRASAVSRRWQHLVLGNGLSKHLCFRSFPHLSRVASIVEVTNSEVNGNEEAACSSSRDSKSVQRDHRVYSYLAHASASFLMRNCILEAITASSTDNDPEESITNTLEARDLIARRASYWSSKGHFKPDVSETLIYKLVSNLCVVTEINIRPFQAFFQSGSPIYSSKAVRFRFGHLKHVMDLRSDLAGELHRGSTKEMFTWTYTSPEFPMAQENCLQKFKLPQPVLCIGGILQIELLGRVQRQETDALFYICVSHVQVIGRSLSPAFDIEILEPSWEFILKCNRQAKTYNQLSMLDNEPLTILPTYLERRVIELRQIVNMLRGNVVQGEYYAWGDEEDESDEDFVA; this is encoded by the exons ATGGAAGTCCGTTTGGATTTCTTGGATTTGCTTCCACTCGACATGTCGAGAAAGATTTTAATGTGCTTCGATGATGTTTCTGATATCGTTCGAGCGAGTGCAGTCTCACGGCGTTGGCAACATTTAG TGTTAGGAAATGGTTTATCAAAGCACCTCTGCTTTAGATCATTCCCTCATTTGTCGAGAGTAGCTTCGATTGTTGAAGTAACGAACTCGGAAGTGAATGGAAACGAAGAAGCAGCATGTAGTAGTTcaagagattcaaaatcagTGCAGAGGGATCACAGAGTTTATTCGTATCTCGCTCATGCATCTGCATCGTTTCTTATGAGAAATTGCATTTTAGAGGCAATTACTGCTTCGAGCACTGATAATGATCCTGAAGAAAGCATTACGAACACGTTGGAAGCGAGAGATCTCATTGCAAGGAGAGCTTCGTATTGGTCAAGTAAAGGACACTTTAAACCTGATGTATCCGAGACACTGATATACAAACTGGTTTCCAATTTATGTGTTGTAACTGAGATTAATATACGACCTTTCCAAG CATTTTTTCAGTCTGGTTCACCGATATACTCATCTAAAGCCGTGCGGTTTCGATTTGGTCACTTAAAACATGTCATGGATCTTAGGAGCGATCTGGCTGGGGAGTTACACCGTGGATCTACGAAGGAGATGTTTACGTGGACGTATACTTCTCCAGAATTTCCAATGGCTCAG GAAAATTGCTTGCAGAAGTTCAAACTTCCTCAACCTGTTCTTTGCATAGGAGGCATTTTGCAAATCGAGCTGCTTGGGAGGGTACAAAGACAGGAAACAGATGCTTTGTTCTACATATG CGTTTCTCATGTTCAAGTTATCGGACGGTCATTGTCGCCTGCATTTGATATCGAAATCCTTGAACCATCATGGGAgttcattttaaaatgtaacCGTCAGGCAAAGACTTATAACCAGTTAAGCATGCTTGACAATGAACCACTCACGATCCTTCCCACATATTTGGAGAGACGTGTAATCGAGTTGCGACAGATTGTGAATATGCTTCGGGGAAACGTAGTTCAAGGCGAGTATTATGCATGGggtgatgaagaagatgaatcaGATGAAGATTTTGTTGCTTAA
- the LOC111790885 gene encoding F-box protein PP2-A13-like, translating to MGANLSNNSGRNGPPLMSGLEDMPENCVALVLMHMDPPEICKLAGVNRMFRGAASADFIWESKLPCNYQFLMDKAFEFNEKEKRTANLRKKDVYSKLCKRNTLNGVWKEFWLNKRTGGLSMAISWKALSITGIDDRRYWNHISTEESRFQTIAYLQQTWWLEVNGELKFQFPEGRYAVFFRLHLGKPSKRLGRRVCYTDQVHGWDIKPVRFQLTTSDNQHTESRCFLGSPGNWLNYHVGDFTVESSGKNNSMMKLKFSLTQIDCTHTKGGLCLDSVLIRPSTQPNQPKYRFCS from the exons ATGGGTGCTAATCTGTCGAATAACAGTGGAAGAAATGGTCCGCCATTAATGTCAGGGCTTGAAGATATGCCGGAAAACTGTGTGGCTCTGGTTCTAATGCATATGGACCCGCCGGAGATTTGCAAATTAGCCGGAGTTAATCGGATGTTTCGCGGCGCTGCGTCGGCGGATTTCATCTGGGAGTCTAAATTGCCTTGTAATTATCAGTTTCTGATGGATAAAGCATTCGAGTTCAacgagaaagagaaaagaacagcgaatttgaggaagaaagatgTGTATTCTAAGCTCTGCAAACGAAATACCTTAAATGGCGTCTGGAAG GAGTTCTGGTTGAACAAGAGAACTGGAGGGCTATCAATGGCTATCTCTTGGAAAGCATTGAGTATCACTGGAATTGATGATCGGAGATATTGGAATCATATTTCAACAGAGGAATCCAG ATTTCAGACGATAGCTTATCTTCAACAAACATGGTGGCTCGAGGTGAACGGAGAGCTCAAGTTCCAATTCCCAGAAGGGAGATACGCGGTGTTCTTCAGGCTCCATCTCGGGAAACCATCGAAGAGACTCGGTCGTCGAGTCTGCTACACAGATCAAGTCCATGGCTGGGACATAAAGCCGGTGAGGTTTCAGCTGACGACGTCCGATAATCAGCATACCGAATCGCGGTGTTTCTTGGGCAGCCCTGGGAATTGGCTAAACTATCACGTGGGAGATTTCACGGTTGAAAGTAGTGGGAAGAACAACAGTATGATGAAGCTGAAATTCTCATTGACTCAGATTGACTGCACACACACCAAAGGAGGGCTCTGCCTTGACTCTGTGCTGATACGGCCTTCTACTCAACCAAACCAGCCAAAGTACAGATTTTGTAGCTAA